The genomic region TTTCTGGCGGGCATTCCGAACCTACCGGATGAGGGCGTAACCACGGGCAACAGCGAGGCAGACAACGTTGAAGTCCGTACTTGGGGCACACCAAAAACCTTTGATTTCGAACCTAAAGATCACGTGGCTTTGGGCGATGCTCTTGGCGGCCTGGATTTCGAAACGGCCACGCGCATTGCCCACTCACGGTTTGCGGTGATGCGAGGGCAGGTGGCGCGCCTGCATCGAGCCCTTGCGCAGTTTATGCTAAACCTGCACACCGACGAACACGGTTATTCCGAAACCCATGTGCCTTACTTGGTAAACGCCGATGCGCTTTACGGCACCGGCCAGCTGCCGAAGTTTGAAGAAGACCTGTTCAAGATGCAGGGAGAGCATCCGCTGTACCTGATTCCGACAGCGGAAGTGCCCGTTACGAACCTGGTTTCAGATACGATTCTTGATGCAGCAGAACTGCCCCTGAAAATGGTGTGCCATACCCCTTGTTTCCGCAGTGAAGCCGGCTCCTACGGTCGCGACACCCGCGGCATGATTCGCCAGCACCAGTTCGACAAGGTTGAATTGGTACAAGTGGTTCGCCCTGAAGATTCAGATGCGGCGTTGGAAGCACTGACCGGACACGCTGAAAAAGTACTTCAGTTGCTCGAACTTCCTTATCGATTGGTTGCCCTGTGCGGCGGCGATATGGGCTTTTCTGCCGCAAAAACCTACGATATCGAAGTCTGGTTACCGGGGCAGAGTAAGTTTCGGGAGATCTCCTCCTGCTCCAACGCCCGGGACTTTCAGGCTCGCCGTATGTCCGCCCGCTGGCGCAACCCGGAAACTGGCAAGCCTGAGCCTGTGCACACTCTGAACGGTTCTGGCCTAGCGGTAGGTCGGGCTCTGGTAGCGGTTATGGAAAGCTATCAGCAATCTGATGGCAGCATTCTTGTTCCCGAGGTACTCAAGCCCTACATGGGTGGCGTTGAGCGTATTCAATGACTGACAAGCCCCAACAAAAAGTGGGAGCGGGCGTTGGCGCAACACCGGCTCCGGTTCGCTATAGAGTAAACCCGGTTACCTCCAACCCCAACAGCTCCGCAGGGGAGGTGGCCCTTGTGGGGGCCGGCCCAGGCGATCCGGAACTGCTCACGCTGAAAGCTTGGCGGCTTATTTCGTCGGCCGAAGTTGTTCTTTACGATCGACTGGTCTCGCCAGAAATTCTTGCACTGATCCCGGACGCGGCTGAAAAAATCCATGTGGGCAAGCAGCGTGCAAACCACGCGTTGCCGCAGGATCAGATTAATCAAAAGCTGGTCGATTTGGCAAAAGAAGGGTATCGGGTTGTCCGGCTCAAGGGTGGGGATCCGTTTATCTTTGGCCGTGGCGGCGAGGAAATTGAAACTCTGGCGGCTGCTGGCGTTCGGTTTCAGGTCGTACCGGGCATTACAGCGGCCTCTGGCTGCGCTGCTTATGCCGGTATTCCGCTGACCCATCGTGATTATGCCCAGTCGGTGCGCTTTGTAACCGGTCACCTGAAAAACAACACCTGTGATTTACCCTGGAAGGACTTTGTCCAGAACAACCAGACACTGGTGTTTTATATGGGGCTGGTCGGCTTACCGATCATCTGCGAACAGTTGATATTGCACGGTATGGCGCCGGACATGCCGGTAGCGCTGATTTCCAAGGGCACCACTCGGGAACAGCAAGTGGTTACCGGCAATTTGGAAACGATTGTGCAGAGGGTAAACGAAGAACAGGTGCAGGCACCCACATTGGTTATTGTTGGCCACGTGGTTGCGTTGCGGGATAGGTTAGATTGGGTCGGGGCACTACCAACGCTGTCTGTATGACAGCGTTGGTAGTGCCAGTAGGGCTTAGACTGTTTTGCGTTTCGGCAGAACGTCTTTAAGCTTGTTACGCATGTCGCGAATGGCTTTTTCTGTGGTTTCCCAGTCGATGCAGGCATCTGTCACGGATACGCCGTACTTCAGGTCTGCCAGGTTTTCCGGAATAGACTGACTGCCCCAGTTGATGTTGCTTTCAATCATCAGGCTTTGGATAGACGTGTTGCCTTCGAGGATCTGATGAGTGACATCCTGCATAACCAGTGGCTGGATGGCCGGGTCTTTGCTGGAATTCGCGTGGCTGCAGTCCACCATGATGGATTTACGTAATCCCGCTTTATCGAGCGCCTGCTCGCAAAGCGTTACGTTGACTGAATCGTAGTTAGGCTTGCCGCCGCCTCCGCGCAGAACCACGTGTCCATACTGGTTGCCTTTGGTGCGGATAATAGCCACCTGGCCTTGCTGGTCAATGCCCAGGAAGTTGTGCGAATAAGAAACAGACTTCATGGCGTTTACCGCAACATCGAGACTGCCATCGGTACCGTTCTTGAAGCCAATTGCCATGGAAAGCCCACTGCTCATCTCGCGGTGAGTTTGGGATTCCGTGGTGCGCGCACCAATGGCGGACCAGGCAATCGTATCCTGCAGATACTGAGGCGAGATCGGGTCCAGAGCTTCGGTTGCAACGGGCAGCCCTAGTTCATTGATGTCGAGCAGTAGGCAACGACCCAAGTGCAGGCCACGTTCGATATCAAAGGTGTCGTTCAGGTGTGGGTCGTTGATCAGGCCTTTCCAGCCAACCGTCGTTCGCGGCTTTTCAAAATACACACGCATAACGATAAGCAGCGTGTCACTGACTTCATCTGCCAGCTTTTTGAGGCGGGCGGCGTAATCCCGTGCTGCCTCAGCATCGTGAATAGAGCAGGGGCCCACTACCAGAAACAAACGATGGTCTTTGCCGTCAATAATGTCGTAAATCGCCTGGCGGCCATTGGTAACGGTTTGCGCTGCGTTGCCGCCAAGCGGCATATCTTTTTTGAGCGTTTCAGGGGTAATTAGTGCTTCCTGGCTCGCCACGTTCAGGTTCTCAAGTTTGTTGCCGGACATGTTCTGCTGCTTCCCCGATTCTTTCATTGCTGCCCCGGCTGTTCTGTTCAATATTCCAGCCGGGCTGCAGATTAACTCGAATAGCGCCGGATCCGGTTGTGGTCAACCCCGGCGAGTTGGTTATACTGCTTTATTTACTGGGCCTTTTCAACGCTTCTTGAGCACGGGGAATGGATGTCACAAAATAGGCCGAAATCGCATCAGGTGGCCTCGCGGAAGGCAGTTGCCGAAAAAATTGATGATGTGCTTGCCGGTATTCGTGTTCCCGACCTTCCTTATCCTGCCGGAAAGCTGTCGCCAGAAACCGCAAGCGACTGGCAACCTTTGCTGTTTTCGTGCTGGATAGAGCAACGGGACGAGCGTGTAACTCACCTTATCCGTTCCGTGCACCTTGACTGGTCCGTGCGCCAGATCAATGCGGCTTATGTGGCCGATCGCATCATGGATGTATTCCTCAAAACCAGTGGGTTGCACACCGAGCTTGCCCGCCGTCTCGCACGGCTGAGGTTTTATCTCGCCTGGCGCATGAATCTTGATGGGCAACACGCGTTCAGTGACATATTACTGGTATGGCTGGACAGCTTTCGGGAGTGGCGGGGCTGGAGTAACTCCGGCGGGCGTTCATCGAAAGCCCTGCTCGAGCAGCTGGATTTGTTGGTTATAGCCGTTTCTTCAAGTTTCGAATCAGGCAACATTGAAGCTTTCGAAGCATTTTGTGTGCAGTGGCAGGACGATTCCGTTAGGCGTAATGCTCAAACGGGCAAATTGCGCGAGCGTTTGCTGACAACCGAGCAGGGCGCAGCACGCCAGAGACGGGCGGATCAAACCGCAAGGGCTCTCATCGGCAGGGCTCTGCAGGGGCGAAAACTGCCGCAGCCGGTGATTCGGTTTATCTTCGATCATTGGCAGGGTCTGCTGAAGCAGGCCGTATGGGATTCCGGCGTTAACGGTGAAATCTGCCGGCATGGCAGCAAGCTGCTTGAATGGTTGGTGTGGATTGGCGATCCGTCGCTTTCCGACAAAGACAGAAACCGGCTATACCATGTGGGTGAGCAGATAGGTGATCGGATTACGGATGTTTGGAGCCGTGTATTCGACGCCCCTCTTGAGGCCAATGCGCTTGCCGGTGTTGAGTCTGTGATGGTGTCTAGACTAAGGGGCGAAACGCCGGAACGGGTAGATGCACTGCCGGATTCGGAGAGTTTTCCATGGAACCCGGTTTGGCTCAGCTTTGAAATGCTCCCGGCCGATGATTCTCAGCCATTCGAGGGCAGGTGGTTTGTTGAGGGTGAAGGTACGACCGAGCAGCGTCGTTACTTTTTTTCCCTGCTTGAGGACTCGGCTGAGATTCTTTGGACAAACGGCGCCGGAGTGAAGCTCGGCCTACAGCCCTGGCAAGAATTCTGCCAAGCGCAAAGTAAAGGACGCATTCGCCCCCTGCCAGCCCAAACGCCGTTTGGTGAAGTGCTTGAGGAAACCGTAGCAGTGCTCGCAGTAGCATGGGAAAGGCAACGCAAACAGCGTGAGAAAGCGGCTGAAGCGGCCAAGGCCCGCGCAGAAGCCCTGCGCAAAGAAAATGAGACCGCAGAACGGCTGCGACAGGAACAGGAGGCTGCGCGACAAGCCGACTTGGAGCGTCAGCATCAGGAAGTAGAAAGCCAGCGCTTGGCCGATGAAAAGGCTGAGCAGGATCGACTGTATAACGAAAAAACGCTGCAGGCACAAAAGCAGGTAGATGAGATAAATCTTGGTGGCTGGATAGTGGTGAACGCCGAACAGCCGGACACTGAAAACACCCGGCTCAAGCTGGCCGTTCGCACCAACGCCTCTCGAAAACTGATATTTGTTGATCGATTGGGCCTCAATCGCCGGGAGTTCCTGGAGCACGAATTGGTGCTCAGTATTGTTGAAGAGCGGGTTCGTGTTCTGGGTGGTGCTGCGGAGTTTGATGACACACTGAGCAGAGTGGTCGGTCGTATTCGTGTCGGGCGACACTGACGGAACCCTAAATAAGAAGCCAGGAATAACAATGAAAGACACTGACTACACGTTTGGAACACGGGAAGAGCCGTCTGGCGGGCAGGACAACCGCATGCAGTATCGTTTAACGGCCCGCGCACGGATCATTCTGGAGCTGGAAGCCGGGTATCCTGCTTCCGAAGGCGTGCCGGGTGCGCCCGGGCGTGAACTGGTGTGCGGTATTCGTGACATCTCGGCGAGCGGGCTTTGCTTGCTCGCAGCCGAGCCGCTCTCTGATGGGGCCTTGTTTGCTGCCTCTGTTTCACTGGGAAGTCACTCAGACGCCTTCATTCTTACCGTGGAGGTGGTTTGGTGCCGCCCAGATGAGCGGGACTATCTAGTGGGGGTGCGGATAATTGAATCCGATCAAACCGCGTATGTGGAGTGGATAGACGCGGTCGCAAATGCCATGGAAGCGCCTTAACTAGCAGAAAACCAGCATGTAGCTGGCTTTCTGCACAAGACGAAGACGTGACCGGAGCTTTTACTCTTCCAGTTCCCCCATGCCAGTAATGTTGAAGCCGGCATCCACGTACATGATTTCACCCGTAATACCACTGGCCATATCAGAGGTCAGAAAGGCAGCTGCATTACCCACTTCATCTGTGGTCACATTCCGGCGCAATGGAGCACGCCTGGCGTTTTCGGCGAGCATCTTACGGAAGCTCTTGATGCCAGAGGCCGCCAGTGTCCTGATTGGCCCGGCAGAAATACCATTTACCCGAATGCCGTCACGGCCAAGGCTTGCTGCCATGTAGCGCACGTTGGATTCTAACGACGCTTTGGCAAGGCCCATCACGTTGTAGTTCTGAAGAACCTTTTCCGCGCCCAAGTAGGTCAGAGTGAGTAAGGAGCTGCCTTCATGCATCATGGGCCGAGCGGCCTTGGCCAGAGCGACAAAGCTGTAAGAGCTGATGTCGTGGGCAATCCGGAAGCCTTCACGGGTTGTTGCATCCACGTAATTTCCGTCTAGCTCGTTTGCTGGCGCAAAACCAACGGCGTGAACGATAATGTCGATGTTGTCCCAGTGCTTGCCCAGTTCTTTAAACACATTCTCGATTTCTTCATCGCTGGCTACGTCGCAAGGAAAGGTCAGTTCGCTGCCCCATCCGGCGGCGAATTTTTCCACTCTCGGTTGCAGCTTTTCATTCTGATAGGTGAAGGCCAATTCCGCGCCTTCGCGGGCAAAGGCCTCTGCAATGCCGTATGCAATGGACAGTTTGCTGGCTACGCCAACAATCAGCGCTTTCTTGCCACTGAGTAATCCCATAGGTCGTTCTCCCTGTGTTTTTGATTTTGGTGCATTATCCCCGAAGTATCCCGGCAGGCGTAACGCTCAAATAGTCTTAGTGATGGTGGCATCTTCCTGATGGTAGAAAAACGCCGCGTGAAGCAACTCTTGTGTGTACTGTTCTTTGGGCGATCTGAAAATCTCACCCGCATCTCCGTATTCCACAATCGCTCCGTGCCGGAGTACTAGTAACTGATGGCTGAGCGCCCGAACAACGGCCAGATCGTGGCTAATAAAGATATAGCTTAGACCATAGCGTGCCTGAATATCCCGAAGCAGTTCGATTACCTGCTTCTGTACCGTGCGATCCAGAGCCGATGTGGGCTCATCCAGAATCATAAGATCTGGCTGAAGAACCAACGCCCGAGCAATCGCAATGCGCTGGCGCTGCCCTCCAGAGAACTCGTGCGGGTAACGGTGCCTTGCCTCCGGGTCTAGGCCTACATCGCACAGGGCGGTGATCACCTTTTGGTCGTGTTGTTCATGGTTTTCAGAATCGTGAATTTCCAGCCCTTCGCGAACAATTTCAGCAACGGACATGCGTGGGCTTAGGCTACCAAATGGATCCTGAAAAACAATCTGTACTCGGCGACGCCAGGGCCGAAATGCGTTTTGATCCAGCCAGGCCAGTTCCTGCCCGTCTAATTTTATACTGCCGGTGCTGGCCGTGAGTTTGAGAAGGGCGTGGCCAATGGTCGTTTTCCCGCTTCCGCTTTCACCTACAATGCCGAGAGTTTGGCCGCGATTGAGGGTGAAATTGACACGTTTAACCGCGTGAAAATACTCTTTTACCTTGCCGAACAGTCCTTTGCGGGTTGTAAATCGCACATCTAGGTTGCTTACGCTCAATAGTGGCATATCACCTTTGGCTTGAGCGACAGGTGCTTCAGGAGGCTCTGCGTCCAGAAGCTTGCGGGTGTATGGGTGGCTGGGTGATGCAAACAAGGCAGACGTTTCCTGCTCCTCAACCAACTTGCCATGCTCCATTACCGCAACCCGGTTGGCGTAGCGGCGCACGATGGTGAGATCGTGGGTGATGAGCAAAATGGCCATGCCAAGCTTCTGCTGTAAATCCCGCAACAGCTCCAGTACCTGCTTCTGAACCGTTACGTCCAGCGCAGTTGTTGGCTCGTCGGCGATCAACATATCTGGCTCGTTAGCCAAAGCCATGGCAATCATCACCCGCTGCTTTTGGCCGCCAGAAAGCTGGTGCGGATAAGCACCAAGGCGACTTTCAGGGTTCTCGATGCCCACCAGTTGCAACAGCTCAAGGCAGCGCTTTCTGGCCTGGGGCCCACGCATACCTTTGTGAAGCTCCAGGGTTTCGCTGACCTGTTTCTCCACGCTATGCAGAGGGTTGAGCGACGTCATGGGCTCTTGGAAAATCATACTGATCTCCCGCCCACGCACCTGACGCAATCTTTTCACTGGCGCCTGAAGCAGGTCTTCACCGCGATAACGGATCTCACCACTGGGATAGCTGGCGTGCCGTTCATCCAGCAGCCGCAGAATAGATAACGCAGTAACGGATTTGCCCGAACCACTTTCGCCAACCAACGCCAGAGTCTCGCCCTGTTTTAGGGTGAGTGACAGGGAATCCACCGCCTTCTGGCCCTGGTTAAAGCAGATCGAGAGATTGGTAATCTCTAACAGCTCGCTCATGTTAGTTCGCTCATACCAGCTCGCTTTTATGCGTTCTTGCGTGGGTCGAAGGCATCACGCACGGCTTCGCCCACAAAAACCAGCAGGGTCAACATTAGTGATAGGGAAACGAATGCCGACATACCCAGCCAGGGGGCATGGAGATTGGCCTTGCCCTGGGCAATTAGTTCCCCAAGGGAGGGCGAGCCAGAGGGCAAACCGAAGCCAAGGAAGTCCAGGGAGGTGAGGGCGGTAATGGCGCCCGTCAGGATAAACGGCAAAAACGTCAGCGTCGCCACCATGGCGTTGGGGAGAATATGGCGGAACATGATTTTGCGGTTATCTAACCCGAGTGCTCGGGCCGCTTTAACGTATTCAAAGTTTCGGGCTCTCAAAAACTCTGCGCGAACCACATCCACTAATCCCATCCAGCTGAACAGCAACATGATGCCCAAAAGCCACCAGAAGTTCGGCTGCACTATGCTCGAGAGAATAATCAGGAGGTATAAAACCGGCAGGCCCGACCAGATTTCGATAAAGCGCTGGCCGATCAAATCAATCTTGCCACCGTAGAAGCCTTGTATGGCACCTACCAGCACGCCAACGATACAGCTGGCGATGGTGAGTGTTAACCCGAATAACACGGAAATACGAAAGCCGTAGATCACGCGCGCAGCCACATCCCGCCCTTGGTCGTCGGTGCCCAGCCAGTTTACTGCACTGGGCGGTGCAGGCGAGGGCACATCGAGATCGTAATTAATGGTGTCATAGGTGAAGCGGATGGGCGGCCAGAGCATCCAACCATTGGCTAGAATTTCTTCAGAGATGAAGGGGTCCCGATAATCCGCATCTGTGGGGAGGAAGCCGCCAAAGGTCTCCTCGGTCACGTTCTCTACCACCGGAAAGTACAGAGTGTCCTGATACGAGATGACCAGCGGCTTGTCGTTGGCGATCAGTTCCGCAACCAGTGTTAGCCCGAAAATGGCGAGAAATACCCATAAAGACCAGAAGCCGCGACGGTTATTGCGAAAGTTTCGTAAGCGGCGTTGTTGAATTGGGGTAAGCGCCTTCACGTTACGCGCCCTCCCGGCTTTCAAAGTCGATGCGCGGATCCACCAGCACGTAGGTGATGTCGCTGATTAGTTTGAGCGCGAGACCCATCAGGGTAAATATAAAGAGGGTGCCGAAAATAACTGGATAATCCCGGTTCAAGGCGGCTTCAAAGCCTAGCAGGCCGAGCCCATCCAGAGAGAATATAACCTCAATCAACAGCGAGCCTGTAAAGAATAAGGTGACCAGCACTCCGGGTAAGCTGGCGATGACAATCAGCATGGCGTTACGGAATACGTGGCCGTACAGAACTTGATTCTCGTCGAGGCCTTTGGCTCTGGCTGTTACGACATACTGTTTCCCTATCTCATCGAGAAAGGAATTTTTGGTCAACAGAGTGAGTGTGGCAAAGCCGCCGATCACGTTGGCGGTTACCGGCAAAGCAAGGTGCCAGAAATAGTCCCCAACCTTTTGATACCAGTTGAGCTGATCGAAGTCGTTAGAGGTAAGGCCGCGTAGAGGGAACCAGTCGAAGTAGCTGCCGCCGGCAAACAAAACGATCAGCAGAATAGCGAACAGGAAACCCGGAATGGCGTAGCCGATCACAATGGCTGAACTGCTCCAGACATCAAAACGGGAACCGTCTGAAACCGCTTTGCGAATTCCCAGAGGTATGGATATGAAGTAAATAATGAGCGTAGACCAGAGCCCAAGGGAGATAGAGACCGGCATTTTGTCCACAATCAGTTCGGCTACGCTTTTTTCCCGGAAGAAGGAATCGCCGAAATTGAAGGTGGCGTAATCTTTGAGCATTTTGAAGAAACGCTCGTGGACCGGTTTGTCGAAGCCATACATCACTTCGATTTCCTTCAGCATTTCATCGGGAATACCTCGGGAGCCGCGCCGGTCACCTGAGGCACTGGAAACCTCTGCCCCCATATCGCCACCAGAGGCCCGTGCCAGCGCACTGCCACCATGGCCTTCCATCTCCGCAATTAGTTGCTCAACTGGCCCGCCAGGGGCTGCCTGAACGATCAGGAAGTTGAGCAGCAGAATGCCGAGCAGGGTAGGAATAATAAGCGCCAGGCGCCGGAGTATGTAGATGCCCATTTAGCGGCAGATTCCTCAGGGCTTAGCCCACCAGTTATCGAGGTCGGTACCGTTTTTGGGTGTTGTTTCCGGATGTTTCAGATGGCTCCAATAGGCGACACGATCTTTCGCTAGGTGCCAATGCGGAACCACGTAAAACCCATGAAGCAAGACCCTGTCGAGGGCGCGAGTGCGCTGCACCAGCTCTTCTCGGTTCGGCGCCTGTATCACTAGGTTCACAAGTTGATCGACCACCGGATCGCTCACACCCGCATAATTTCGGGAGCCGTTGGCGCCTACGGTAGAAGAATGCCAGTACTCCCTTTGCTCGTTGCCAGGGGAGTCGGACTGGCCGATGCTCTGGGTAATCATGTCAAAATCGAATTCACGCACACGTTGGACGTACTGATTGCTGTCTACCAAGCGCACGGACACTTCAATACCGAGCCGGGCCAGGTTATTTTTAAAGGGCAGCACAACTCTTTCAAAGGTTTTCTGGGACAGCAGAACCTCGAACTTAAGAGGCTTGCCCGTTTCGGCGTGCACCATCTTGCCGTCACGTACTTCGTAACCGGCCGAGCGCAAAAGCCCTATAGCCGTCCGCAAGTTTCCCCGTAGGCCTTGTCTGCCGTCGGTGGACGGTGCTTTGAAGGGCTTTGTGAAGATATCTTCGTCTAGCTGCCCCCGGTATTGTTCAAGGATGTTCAATTCCCGGCCCGATGGCAACCCGGTGGAAGCCAACTCGCTGTTCTCGAAGTAACTGTTGGTGCGCGCATACTGACCATAAAACAGGTTTTTGTTGGTCCACTCGAAATCAAACGCGTAGGTCAGTGCTTCCCGTACCCTTGGGTCACTAAAAACCTCTTTGCGGGTATTGAACACGAATCCTTGCATGCCGGTCGGGCGATGGTGTTCGATTGCTTCTTGGATGATCGTTCCGTTATCGAACCTATCACCGGTGTAGGCAGTGGCCCAGTTTTTGGCGGAGGTTTCTACTCTGAAATCGAAACTGCCGGCTTTGAATGCCTCTAGGGCAACCGTCTCGTCGGTATAGTAGTCATACCTAATTTTATCGAAATTAAATCGGCCCTTTCGAACCGCAAGATCCTTCGCCCAGTAATCATCGAGCCGTTCGTACACAATGGAGCGGCCCGCTTCAAAGCTACCGATCCGGTACGCACCGCTGCCCACAGGGGGCGTTAGGCCATTATCTCCAAATTCCCGGTCTTTCCAATAGTGGGCGGGCAGAATGGGCATTTGCCCGAGAATCAGAGGCAGTTCTCGATTGCTTGTTTGCTGAAAATCAAAGCGAATCCGGTTGTCGTTCTCAATCGTCACCTTACTCACGTCCGCATAATAATTTCGGTAAAACGGGTGACCCTTGGTGGTGAGGGTTTCAAATGAAAACTTCACGTCTTTGGCGGTAATGGGCACACCATCCTGAAACCGGGCCGATTGCCTCAAATTGAAAACCACATAGCTACGGTCTTCCGGTGTTTCTAGCGACTCAGCAATGAGCCCATACATGGAAAACGGCTCGTCCGCTGAGTACTCAAGGAGAGTGTCGTAAAGATAGTTGCTAATGCCCGCTGCAGCCACGCCTCGAATATCGAAGGGGTTGAAGGAATCAAAACCATTGGCGACGACGGCCATTTTAAGGTCGCCGCCCTTAGGAGCGTCGGGGTTGATGTAGTCGAAGTGACTGAACCCTTCTGGGTATTTGGGTTCCCCATGCATGGCCATGCCATGAACAGCTTGTGCACCCGGTTCAGGGGCGTCAGGTGCTGAGCTGCTGGCAGAAACAATGCTTGGCGTGGCCAGCAGGGCCAAGAATGAAAAAACCGCTGTAAGGCTTGAGACTGTTCGTATTATTGTCATGGGTCTCTCGTAAACCGCTGATTTTTAGGGGCTGTTCCGAATGTCGACGTAGAGTACCAGACTTTGCCCGGGTTGCAGATATCGAGAGGTGTTCAGATCGTTCCAGCTTGCGATGTCCCGCACATTCACGGAAAAACGATTGGCAATACGCGCCAAAGAGTCACCTTTGCGAACGCGGTATCCCACCTTACGAACCATGGCTTTACCCCGGGTACTGTCGGCAGATGCGAGTGTAGGCTGTGCGGTATTCGACCAAATCACCAGCTCTTTACCGGGAATAAGAGGATCCCCGGGGGCCATGCCGTTCCAGGCGGAGACTTGCCGTACCGAAACGCGATGCTCGCGGGCGATATCCCAAAAGGTGTCGCCACGGCGTACGCTGTAACTTAGTTTGTTGCCGTCGCGCTTTTTGGTTTGTTTGCGCTCAAGCCGCTTAGATGCGCTAAGCGCGTAGGCATCGGAATTCTTTGAAGCTGATGGGATCATCAACCGCTGACCAATGCGGATAAGGTCGCTGTTGAGATTGTTTACCTGCAGCAGCACCGCTGGCGTGGTAGAAAACTTGCGGGAAATAGTGTTCAGGCTATCTCCAGATTTGACCTCATAGTTGCGCCAGGAAACGCGTTTACCCGGGGGGATGTCTGCCAGAGCCGTACGGAACGCATCCGCATTCTGATTTGGCACGAGTAGGCGATGCGGGCCTTCGGGAGATGTCGCCCAACGATTGTAGGAAGGGTTGAGCAGGTATATCTCGTCAATACCAACGCCGGCTAGCTCCGCAGCCTGGGCCAAGTCTAGTTGCCCGCCGGTTTCGACTACATCGAAATACGGCTCGTCCGTAAGGGCCGGAAGTTCAATGCCATAGGCTTGCGGATCATCGAATATTTTTGCCAGCGCGATCAGCTTGGGTACGTAATGTTCGGTTTCCTGTGGTA from Marinobacter sp. LV10R510-11A harbors:
- a CDS encoding LysM peptidoglycan-binding domain-containing protein, coding for MSVKRLPLLFFLSALAGGCSSLNLAADTAPQSPLDSDEVTLAAGDEGLKESVETVENSDAVRDEPLDDAIAPELKAAAREAREKLDNPEQKAANQATEQADMWFRLRAGFVLDHDIDNKRVRDQLNWYARHPNYINRVVERGSRYLHHIINETEKRGLPAEFALLPIVESAFDPFAYSHGRAAGLWQFIPSTGKYFGLTQSWWHDDRRDVLAATDAALTYLDRLSNRFDGDYTLALAAYNSGGGTVSSAMRRNRKSNKPQDYWSLQLPQETEHYVPKLIALAKIFDDPQAYGIELPALTDEPYFDVVETGGQLDLAQAAELAGVGIDEIYLLNPSYNRWATSPEGPHRLLVPNQNADAFRTALADIPPGKRVSWRNYEVKSGDSLNTISRKFSTTPAVLLQVNNLNSDLIRIGQRLMIPSASKNSDAYALSASKRLERKQTKKRDGNKLSYSVRRGDTFWDIAREHRVSVRQVSAWNGMAPGDPLIPGKELVIWSNTAQPTLASADSTRGKAMVRKVGYRVRKGDSLARIANRFSVNVRDIASWNDLNTSRYLQPGQSLVLYVDIRNSP
- a CDS encoding microcin C ABC transporter permease YejB, producing MGIYILRRLALIIPTLLGILLLNFLIVQAAPGGPVEQLIAEMEGHGGSALARASGGDMGAEVSSASGDRRGSRGIPDEMLKEIEVMYGFDKPVHERFFKMLKDYATFNFGDSFFREKSVAELIVDKMPVSISLGLWSTLIIYFISIPLGIRKAVSDGSRFDVWSSSAIVIGYAIPGFLFAILLIVLFAGGSYFDWFPLRGLTSNDFDQLNWYQKVGDYFWHLALPVTANVIGGFATLTLLTKNSFLDEIGKQYVVTARAKGLDENQVLYGHVFRNAMLIVIASLPGVLVTLFFTGSLLIEVIFSLDGLGLLGFEAALNRDYPVIFGTLFIFTLMGLALKLISDITYVLVDPRIDFESREGA
- a CDS encoding extracellular solute-binding protein; the encoded protein is MTIIRTVSSLTAVFSFLALLATPSIVSASSSAPDAPEPGAQAVHGMAMHGEPKYPEGFSHFDYINPDAPKGGDLKMAVVANGFDSFNPFDIRGVAAAGISNYLYDTLLEYSADEPFSMYGLIAESLETPEDRSYVVFNLRQSARFQDGVPITAKDVKFSFETLTTKGHPFYRNYYADVSKVTIENDNRIRFDFQQTSNRELPLILGQMPILPAHYWKDREFGDNGLTPPVGSGAYRIGSFEAGRSIVYERLDDYWAKDLAVRKGRFNFDKIRYDYYTDETVALEAFKAGSFDFRVETSAKNWATAYTGDRFDNGTIIQEAIEHHRPTGMQGFVFNTRKEVFSDPRVREALTYAFDFEWTNKNLFYGQYARTNSYFENSELASTGLPSGRELNILEQYRGQLDEDIFTKPFKAPSTDGRQGLRGNLRTAIGLLRSAGYEVRDGKMVHAETGKPLKFEVLLSQKTFERVVLPFKNNLARLGIEVSVRLVDSNQYVQRVREFDFDMITQSIGQSDSPGNEQREYWHSSTVGANGSRNYAGVSDPVVDQLVNLVIQAPNREELVQRTRALDRVLLHGFYVVPHWHLAKDRVAYWSHLKHPETTPKNGTDLDNWWAKP